The Euphorbia lathyris chromosome 2, ddEupLath1.1, whole genome shotgun sequence genome includes a window with the following:
- the LOC136219489 gene encoding receptor kinase-like protein Xa21 has product MDFLASLVNCSKLERLGLDSNMLGGSLTEAAANLSIQMTHIAIADNQLSETVPSGVKNLVNLVMLDLSLNQFTGALPASIGQLPKLHSLSVFSNRLSGKIPSSIGNISLLSILDLHDNRLQGTIPPSLASCENLLQLDLSLNNLNGTITNEVFSITSLSILLNLSRNHFTGSLPSAVGNLRSLSEMDISWNKLSGEIPASLGDCIKLEKLHLQHNFFGGSIPSSFRSLRGIQNLDVSHNNLTGLIPSYLQTIPLLYLNLSSNSFEGEVPKLGIFGNKSALSVQENDRLCGGIPELELPRCPTENTEHQKFSSLELVLIIIGCLLLGLAILLLFVFCLFKKRKDRILRTSLEESYVPVSYENILRATDGFSPSNLIGIGSFSSVYKGRINDSGAFVAIKVLNLQRRGATRSFRAECEALRNIRHRNLVKIITACSSIDFQGNDFKALIYEYMPNGSLEK; this is encoded by the coding sequence ATGGATTTTCTAGCTTCTTTAGTAAACTGCAGCAAGCTAGAAAGATTGGGACTAGATAGCAACATGCTTGGAGGATCTTTGACAGAGGCGGCTGCGAATCTTTCTATTCAGATGACTCATATTGCAATTGCAGACAATCAATTATCTGAAACAGTCCCGTCCGGTGTCAAAAATCTTGTTAACTTAGTTATGCTAGATCTTAGTCTCAATCAATTTACAGGTGCATTGCCAGCTTCCATCGGTCAGCTTCCAAAGCTACATTCTTTATCAGTTTTTTCTAACAGGCTTTCAGGAAAAATCCCTTCTTCTATAGGAAACATTTCTTTGTTGAGTATACTTGATTTGCATGATAACAGATTGCAAGGAACAATTCCTCCGAGTCTCGCAAGTTGCGAAAACTTGTTGCAGTTGGATCTTTCTCTAAATAATCTAAACGGTACCATAACCAATGAAGTTTTTAGCATTACTTCCTTATCGATTTTACTCAATTTATCTCGCAACCATTTCACTGGTTCCTTACCTTCAGCTGTCGGAAACCTGAGAAGTTTAAGCGAAATGGACATCTCCTGGAACAAATTATCAGGAGAAATTCCGGCTAGCCTTGGAGATTGCATCAAGCTGGAGAAATTACACTTGCAGCATAATTTCTTTGGAGGATCGATCCCTTCATCTTTTCGTTCTTTGAGGGGTATTCAAAACCTCGACGTGTCTCATAACAACCTCACAGGCCTAATTCCAAGTTATCTGCAGACAATTCCATTACTCTATTTGAATTTGTCCTCTAACAGTTTCGAGGGTGAGGTCCCGAAATTGGGGATTTTCGGAAACAAGAGTGCATTATCAGTACAAGAAAATGACAGACTTTGTGGAGGAATACCTGAACTGGAACTGCCTAGATGCCCTACTGAAAACACTGAGCATCAGAAATTTTCATCTTTGGAACTGGTTTTGATCATAATCGGATGCCTTCTTCTCGGACTAGCCATCCTGCTATTATTCGTATTCTGTTTGTTTAAGAAGCGAAAAGATCGAATTTTGAGAACTTCATTGGAAGAATCGTATGTTCCTGTCTCTTATGAAAACATCTTAAGAGCAACAGATGGCTTTTCGCCGTCTAATTTGATCGGTATTGGCAGTTTTAGCTCTGTATATAAAGGAAGAATCAACGATAGTGGAGCATTTGTAGCAATCAAGGTACTTAACCTTCAACGTCGAGGTGCAACAAGAAGTTTCAGAGCTGAATGTGAAGCATTGAGAAATATTCGACACCGAAATCTTGTAAAGATCATCACTGCTTGTTCGAGTATCGACTTTCAAGGAAACGATTTCAAGGCTCTAATATATGAATACATGCCAAATGGTAGCTTGGAAAAATAG
- the LOC136219490 gene encoding probable LRR receptor-like serine/threonine-protein kinase At3g47570 has translation MTGHVGDFGLARILLPEPQVTNLNESSSTGVKGTIGYAAPEYGVGGEVSVEGDVYSYGILLLEIITGKRPTDNMFENGLNLHIFARNALADDVMEIVDPLLVDDDDEKKNVRRIVEIGVACSMDSPADRMNITMVVQKLFKVRDALQKSWTMPHTNKSADFHY, from the exons ATGACTGGACATGTTGGAGATTTTGGGCTAGCTAGAATACTTCTTCCAGAACCACAAGTCACAAACCTAAATGAAAGCAGCTCAACTGGAGTAAAGGGAACTATTGGATATGCAGCACCAG AGTATGGTGTAGGAGGTGAGGTATCAGTGGAGGGAGATGTATACAGCTATGGGATATTGTTACTAGAAATAATAACAGGGAAGAGACCAACAGATAATATGTTTGAAAATGGACTTAATCTCCATATTTTTGCTAGAAATGCTTTGGCTGATGATGTTATGGAGATTGTAGATCCACTACtggttgatgatgatgatgagaaaAAGAATGTAAGAAGGATAGTTGAAATTGGAGTGGCATGCTCCATGGATTCACCTGCAGATCGGATGAACATCACTATGGTTGTGCAGAAACTGTTCAAGGTTAGGGATGCTCTTCAAAAATCATGGACAATGCCCCATACCAACAAGTCTGCAGATTTTCATTATTGA